A region from the Bradyrhizobium erythrophlei genome encodes:
- a CDS encoding (2Fe-2S)-binding protein: MDIDHHDITLSVNGVRYTRRVESRMLLSDFLRHELALAGTHVGCEHGVCGACTVLLDGEPIRSCLMLAVQAKGHEISTIEGLAGKDGEFHPLQQAMHDHHGLQCGYCTPGILMTMTAFLDENTSPSEDEVREALSGNLCRCTGYQNIVDAVMTAAMRMRG; this comes from the coding sequence ATGGACATTGACCACCACGACATCACGCTGTCGGTGAATGGGGTGCGTTATACCCGCCGCGTCGAATCGCGCATGCTGCTCAGCGATTTCCTCCGCCACGAACTGGCGCTGGCCGGCACCCATGTCGGCTGCGAGCATGGCGTCTGTGGCGCCTGCACCGTGCTGCTGGATGGCGAGCCCATTCGTTCCTGCCTGATGCTGGCCGTACAGGCCAAGGGCCACGAGATTTCGACCATCGAAGGCCTGGCGGGCAAGGATGGCGAATTCCACCCGTTGCAGCAGGCGATGCACGACCATCACGGCCTGCAATGCGGCTACTGCACGCCCGGCATTCTCATGACCATGACGGCCTTTCTCGATGAAAACACCTCACCCAGCGAAGACGAGGTGCGCGAGGCGCTGTCGGGCAATCTGTGCCGCTGTACCGGCTACCAGAACATCGTCGATGCGGTGATGACGGCCGCGATGCGGATGCGGGGCTGA
- a CDS encoding FAD binding domain-containing protein: MKPAPFKYIAAHSIAQALALKAEHGDDAKFLAGGQSLLPAMNFRLARPAILIDINEIGDLAGIGASTDTVRLGPLTRYRALQRDAGFARAFPLIAEALPHIAHPQIRNRGTIGGNLSHADPASELPAIAVALGARFRVQTAKQERWIAASDFFVGALTTDLAPEEMLVEVGLPLSKPRTGSCFMEIARRRGDFAIAGVAAMVTLGNEDKCSEVRLAFCGVAETPVNASSAADVLIGHAVTPHALEDVAALVQAMIDPAGSVQATADYQRHVAGVLAERALQTAYQRACDGH; this comes from the coding sequence ATGAAGCCTGCCCCCTTCAAATATATCGCCGCCCATTCGATCGCGCAGGCGCTCGCGCTCAAGGCGGAACATGGCGACGACGCGAAATTTCTGGCCGGCGGACAGAGCCTGCTGCCGGCGATGAATTTCCGGCTGGCCCGGCCAGCGATCCTGATCGACATCAACGAGATCGGGGATCTCGCCGGTATCGGCGCCTCCACCGATACGGTTCGCCTTGGGCCGCTGACGCGCTACCGGGCGCTGCAGCGCGATGCGGGCTTCGCACGTGCGTTTCCGTTGATCGCCGAGGCCTTGCCGCATATCGCGCACCCGCAGATCCGAAATCGCGGCACGATCGGCGGCAATCTTTCGCACGCCGATCCGGCCTCCGAGCTTCCCGCGATCGCCGTGGCGCTCGGCGCCCGGTTCCGCGTTCAGACCGCAAAACAGGAACGGTGGATTGCCGCTTCCGATTTTTTCGTGGGCGCGCTGACGACCGATCTGGCGCCTGAGGAAATGCTTGTGGAAGTGGGGTTGCCGTTGTCGAAGCCGCGCACCGGGTCCTGCTTCATGGAGATCGCGCGCCGGCGCGGCGACTTTGCCATCGCCGGCGTCGCGGCGATGGTGACGCTCGGCAATGAAGACAAATGCAGCGAGGTTCGCCTGGCTTTTTGCGGCGTCGCCGAGACGCCGGTCAATGCCAGTTCGGCCGCCGATGTCCTGATCGGACACGCGGTAACCCCGCACGCACTCGAAGACGTCGCTGCATTGGTACAGGCCATGATCGATCCGGCCGGCAGCGTCCAGGCGACCGCGGATTATCAGCGCCACGTCGCGGGCGTTCTCGCCGAACGCGCGCTGCAGACGGCTTACCAGCGGGCATGCGATGGACATTGA
- a CDS encoding ABC transporter ATP-binding protein: MSNEADARVEPVPLPQRLAVDVRNVSLTFETGDGKVDALSDVSLQIADGEFVSFIGPSGCGKTTMLRVIADLQQPTSGALLVNGMSAEQARLERRYGYVFQAPALFPWRTIEKNLKLPLEIMGFSDSEQQQRAARYLALVNLTGFERKFPWQLSGGMQQRVSIARALSFDPALLLMDEPFGALDEIVRDHLNEQLLQLWDKTGKTVLFVTHSIPEAVFLSTRIVVMSPRPGRIIDVIDCNFPRDRTLEIRETPEFLKVAQRVRVGLRAGHCYDE, encoded by the coding sequence ATGAGCAACGAAGCCGATGCCAGGGTTGAACCAGTGCCGCTGCCGCAACGCCTGGCGGTCGATGTTCGCAATGTTTCACTGACGTTCGAGACCGGCGACGGCAAGGTCGACGCGCTGTCCGACGTCAGCCTGCAGATCGCCGACGGCGAATTCGTTTCCTTCATCGGCCCGTCCGGCTGCGGCAAGACCACGATGCTGCGGGTGATCGCGGATCTGCAGCAGCCGACATCGGGCGCGCTTCTGGTCAACGGCATGAGCGCGGAACAGGCGCGGCTGGAGCGCCGCTACGGCTACGTGTTCCAGGCGCCCGCTTTGTTCCCGTGGCGTACGATCGAGAAGAACCTGAAGCTGCCGCTGGAGATCATGGGATTTTCCGATAGCGAGCAGCAGCAGCGCGCGGCGCGTTATCTGGCGCTGGTCAATCTCACCGGCTTCGAACGGAAGTTTCCCTGGCAATTGTCCGGCGGCATGCAGCAGCGGGTGTCGATCGCGCGCGCCCTGTCGTTCGATCCGGCGCTGTTGCTGATGGACGAGCCGTTCGGCGCGCTCGATGAAATCGTCCGCGATCACCTCAACGAGCAATTGCTGCAATTGTGGGACAAGACCGGCAAGACGGTGCTGTTCGTCACCCATTCCATCCCCGAAGCGGTGTTCCTGTCGACCAGGATCGTGGTGATGTCACCGCGCCCGGGGCGGATCATCGACGTCATCGATTGCAACTTTCCGCGCGACCGCACCCTGGAAATTCGCGAGACGCCGGAGTTTCTGAAGGTCGCGCAGCGTGTCCGGGTCGGCCTTCGGGCGGGACATTGCTATGACGAGTAG
- a CDS encoding ABC transporter permease, translating to MTSSALTLPVSGAGAWRRHPLVERYAPVVTIVLALIAIWYVAALLMNLSLVRDGFEREEAPYTVSDLIAGTMTAERPRLPAPHQVIAAFADSVFGYAPTAPRSLVYHSMVTLSATLLGFMLGAVLGIALALMIVHSRVLEKSLLPWIICSQMVPILALAPIFVVVLGAMGLQGLLPKSIISAYLCFFPITIGMVKGFTAPDPMQLDLMRTWSATSRQVLSKLRWPSAVPYLFASLKVAISISLIGAIVAELPTGAEAGIGARLLAGSYYGQTVQIWSALLASAILASGLIGLVSLTERIVARRMGTRP from the coding sequence ATGACGAGTAGCGCGCTCACTCTCCCGGTCTCGGGTGCCGGTGCATGGCGGCGCCATCCGCTGGTCGAGCGTTACGCACCCGTCGTCACAATCGTGCTGGCCCTGATCGCGATCTGGTACGTCGCCGCATTGCTGATGAACCTGTCGCTGGTGCGCGACGGCTTTGAGCGGGAGGAGGCGCCTTACACCGTCTCCGACCTGATCGCGGGCACGATGACGGCCGAGCGGCCGCGGCTGCCGGCACCGCACCAGGTGATCGCAGCCTTCGCCGATTCGGTGTTCGGCTATGCGCCCACCGCGCCACGCAGCCTCGTCTATCATTCCATGGTGACGCTGTCGGCGACGCTGCTTGGCTTCATGCTCGGCGCGGTGCTCGGCATCGCGCTCGCGCTGATGATCGTGCACAGCCGGGTATTGGAGAAGAGCCTGCTGCCATGGATCATCTGCTCGCAGATGGTGCCGATCCTGGCGCTGGCGCCGATCTTCGTCGTGGTGCTCGGCGCGATGGGGTTGCAGGGACTGCTGCCGAAGTCGATCATTTCGGCCTATCTGTGCTTCTTCCCGATCACGATCGGGATGGTGAAGGGCTTTACTGCGCCTGATCCGATGCAGCTTGATCTGATGCGGACCTGGTCGGCGACCTCGAGGCAGGTGCTATCCAAGCTGCGCTGGCCGTCGGCTGTCCCTTATCTCTTCGCCAGCCTCAAGGTCGCGATCTCGATTTCGCTGATCGGTGCCATCGTCGCCGAATTGCCGACCGGCGCCGAAGCCGGCATCGGCGCGCGGCTGCTGGCCGGCTCCTATTATGGCCAGACCGTCCAGATCTGGTCGGCGCTGCTGGCATCGGCGATTCTGGCCTCCGGCCTGATCGGGCTGGTGAGCCTGACCGAACGGATCGTTGCGCGGCGAATGGGGACGCGGCCATGA
- a CDS encoding ABC transporter permease, whose amino-acid sequence MNPRRLRLGYILAVAGMLLALVLPLSTLGAAPLPARPMLLALSLAAALLFAVAAWAGGSRSIAFGFAGVFCVAVTALVLLRDASVSGSAGAGFWAMVLAVWLAAALGVMQLASARPRDERARRALNLAVPLLFGAAVFYLWEVWVRGFGVSPVIMPAPSAAAARFASSLAVLGGDFVQTFIRGVLIGYVIGCGAGLLVAIVAQRFAFLGRGLLPLGNFFSALPLVGVAPIMVMWFGFDWPSKAAVVALVTFFPMLVNTLAGLSASGHMERDLMRSYGADHRQTLAKLYLPAALPFIFNALKINATLALIGAIVAEFFGTPTQGIGFRISTEAGRMALDMVWAEIALAAIAGMAFYGLVALAERATTFWHPSYRT is encoded by the coding sequence ATGAATCCGCGACGGCTCAGATTGGGATATATCCTGGCCGTGGCCGGCATGCTGCTTGCCCTGGTGTTGCCGCTCTCGACGCTGGGGGCCGCCCCCTTGCCGGCGCGGCCGATGCTGCTGGCATTGTCGCTTGCGGCGGCACTGCTGTTCGCCGTTGCCGCCTGGGCAGGTGGGTCGCGTTCCATCGCCTTCGGCTTCGCCGGCGTTTTCTGCGTCGCAGTGACCGCGCTTGTCCTGCTGCGCGACGCAAGCGTCAGCGGTTCGGCCGGCGCGGGTTTCTGGGCCATGGTGCTGGCGGTCTGGCTCGCCGCCGCGCTCGGCGTGATGCAACTTGCCTCGGCGCGTCCGCGCGACGAGCGCGCGCGGCGCGCGCTCAATCTTGCGGTTCCGCTGCTGTTCGGCGCGGCGGTGTTTTATCTCTGGGAAGTATGGGTACGCGGCTTCGGGGTATCCCCGGTGATCATGCCGGCGCCGAGCGCAGCGGCGGCGAGGTTCGCGTCGTCGCTGGCCGTGCTCGGCGGCGACTTCGTGCAGACCTTCATTCGCGGCGTGCTGATCGGATATGTGATCGGCTGCGGCGCGGGGCTCCTGGTTGCGATCGTTGCGCAGCGTTTTGCCTTTCTCGGTCGCGGCCTGCTTCCGCTCGGCAATTTCTTTTCGGCACTGCCGCTGGTCGGCGTGGCGCCGATCATGGTGATGTGGTTCGGTTTCGACTGGCCGTCGAAGGCCGCGGTGGTTGCGCTGGTGACGTTCTTCCCGATGCTGGTGAACACGCTCGCCGGCCTTTCCGCGTCCGGGCACATGGAACGCGATCTGATGCGATCCTATGGCGCGGATCATCGCCAGACCCTCGCAAAGCTCTATCTGCCCGCCGCGCTGCCGTTCATTTTCAATGCGCTGAAGATCAACGCCACACTGGCGCTGATCGGTGCGATCGTTGCCGAATTCTTTGGAACGCCGACGCAGGGCATCGGCTTTCGCATCTCCACGGAAGCGGGACGAATGGCGCTCGACATGGTGTGGGCGGAAATCGCGCTCGCCGCGATCGCGGGAATGGCTTTCTACGGACTTGTCGCGCTCGCCGAGCGCGCGACCACTTTCTGGCATCCATCCTATCGGACCTGA
- a CDS encoding ABC transporter substrate-binding protein, whose product MKRIAAIAAGMTMGLSLATAQAADTVTIQLKWVAQAQFAGYFVAKEKGFYKDAGLDVTIKPGGPDVAPPQVIAGGGADVVVDWMPSALASREKGVPLVNISQTFKKSGLELTCRADTGIKKPADFKGKTIGIWYGGNEYPFLSWMSKLGYKTDSSPGGIKIIKQGFNVDPILQKQADCVSTMTYNEYWQVIDGGFKPSQLVVFKYEDEGVATLEDGLWVLEKNLKDPAFVTKMAKFVKASMKGWEYAKAHSDEAVKIILAGDSTGAKTEKDQKRMMGEIAKLLGPADGKLDVKDYDRTVATLMSGGSDPVITKKPEGAYTFAVYEAMK is encoded by the coding sequence ATGAAGAGAATAGCGGCAATCGCAGCAGGCATGACAATGGGTTTGTCGCTGGCGACAGCGCAAGCGGCGGACACGGTCACCATCCAGCTGAAATGGGTCGCGCAGGCCCAGTTCGCCGGGTACTTCGTGGCCAAGGAGAAGGGATTCTACAAGGACGCCGGCCTCGACGTCACGATCAAGCCGGGCGGCCCGGACGTGGCGCCGCCGCAGGTAATCGCCGGCGGCGGCGCCGACGTCGTGGTCGACTGGATGCCGTCGGCATTGGCGTCGCGCGAGAAGGGCGTGCCGCTGGTCAACATCTCGCAGACCTTCAAGAAGTCCGGCCTGGAGCTGACCTGCCGGGCCGACACCGGCATCAAGAAACCCGCCGACTTCAAGGGCAAGACCATCGGGATCTGGTACGGCGGCAACGAGTATCCGTTCCTGTCCTGGATGTCGAAGCTCGGCTACAAGACCGACAGCTCGCCGGGCGGCATCAAGATCATCAAGCAGGGCTTCAACGTCGATCCGATCCTGCAGAAGCAGGCCGATTGCGTTTCGACCATGACCTACAACGAATATTGGCAGGTCATCGATGGCGGCTTCAAGCCGAGCCAGCTGGTGGTCTTCAAATATGAGGACGAGGGCGTTGCCACGCTGGAGGACGGTCTGTGGGTGCTGGAAAAGAATCTCAAGGACCCGGCGTTCGTGACCAAGATGGCGAAATTCGTCAAGGCCTCGATGAAGGGCTGGGAATACGCCAAGGCCCATTCGGACGAAGCGGTGAAGATCATCCTGGCCGGCGACTCCACGGGCGCGAAAACCGAGAAGGACCAGAAGCGGATGATGGGCGAAATCGCCAAGCTGCTCGGTCCCGCCGACGGCAAGCTCGACGTCAAGGATTACGACCGTACGGTTGCGACCCTGATGTCCGGCGGATCGGATCCCGTCATCACCAAGAAGCCGGAAGGCGCCTATACCTTCGCCGTCTATGAGGCGATGAAATAA
- a CDS encoding AAA family ATPase gives MKQPSEVGKLARAVSGQRAGLTVREMAQVRAIAATANLRTGSRRRALLFGGANAAAAAALAKRLGRDLLRVDLSAVVSKYIGETEKNLDRVFSDAAANGALLLFDEAEALFGKRTSVKDAHDRYSKIEINDLLQRIEAYDGIVVLASGSRLPLSITSRRRVFICGFPPRAGKLR, from the coding sequence ATGAAACAGCCTTCTGAAGTTGGCAAGCTGGCCAGGGCCGTGTCGGGCCAGAGAGCCGGATTGACCGTCAGGGAGATGGCGCAAGTCCGAGCGATTGCCGCAACGGCGAATCTGCGTACCGGCTCCAGACGCAGGGCGCTGCTGTTCGGCGGCGCGAATGCCGCGGCGGCGGCGGCGCTGGCGAAGAGATTGGGGCGCGATCTCCTTCGTGTCGACCTCTCCGCGGTGGTGAGCAAATACATCGGCGAAACTGAAAAGAATCTTGACCGAGTATTCTCCGACGCCGCTGCCAACGGTGCTCTACTGCTTTTCGACGAGGCCGAAGCGCTGTTCGGAAAGCGCACGAGCGTGAAGGATGCACACGACCGTTATTCGAAAATCGAAATCAACGATCTCCTGCAACGCATCGAGGCGTATGATGGAATAGTCGTCCTTGCGAGCGGTTCGAGACTGCCCCTGTCGATCACCTCGCGGCGCCGAGTGTTCATCTGCGGATTTCCGCCGCGTGCGGGGAAGTTACGCTAA
- a CDS encoding Bug family tripartite tricarboxylate transporter substrate binding protein, translating to MINKRAFLHSAAGFGMTFVAGLAAPARAEQAYPSHPVRWIVPYAAGGATDVLSRLVCQRLSERLGQPFIVENKPGAGSNIGTQAVIASPPDGYTLLLTSTANAINASFDPTLPFDFAKGIAPVAGVARIPLVLVINNDLPVHTIAEFITYAKANPGKMSIASSGIGTSLHLSGELFKAMAGVQFVHVPYRGSAPGLTDVMSGQIQGMFDNVTSSFEFVRTGKLRALGVTTKERSDTMPDVPPIGDTLHGYETSSFYGVGAPHGMPQEIVDLLNKEINAALADPNIKQRLGDLGAIPIAGNAREFTAMLTTETERWRKVVEMSGQKKE from the coding sequence ATGATCAACAAACGAGCTTTCCTCCACTCGGCCGCGGGCTTCGGAATGACGTTTGTCGCCGGCCTGGCGGCGCCGGCGCGGGCTGAGCAGGCTTACCCATCTCATCCCGTGCGCTGGATCGTCCCCTACGCCGCGGGCGGCGCCACCGACGTGCTGTCGCGTTTGGTCTGCCAGCGCCTGTCGGAGCGGCTGGGCCAGCCCTTCATCGTCGAGAACAAACCGGGCGCCGGCAGCAATATCGGCACCCAGGCGGTAATCGCCTCGCCGCCCGACGGCTACACCTTGCTGCTCACCTCTACCGCGAACGCGATCAACGCCTCGTTCGACCCGACGCTGCCGTTCGACTTCGCCAAGGGCATTGCGCCGGTTGCCGGCGTCGCCCGCATTCCGCTGGTGCTGGTGATCAACAACGACCTTCCCGTCCACACCATCGCGGAATTCATCACCTATGCCAAAGCCAATCCGGGCAAGATGAGCATCGCATCCTCCGGCATTGGCACCTCGCTGCATCTGTCCGGCGAATTGTTCAAGGCGATGGCCGGCGTCCAGTTCGTTCACGTGCCCTATCGCGGCTCGGCGCCGGGCCTCACCGACGTGATGAGCGGGCAGATCCAGGGCATGTTCGACAACGTCACCTCCTCGTTCGAATTCGTGCGAACCGGAAAGCTGCGCGCACTTGGCGTGACCACGAAAGAGCGGTCGGACACGATGCCGGACGTGCCGCCGATCGGCGACACCCTGCATGGCTATGAAACCAGCTCGTTCTACGGCGTCGGGGCTCCCCACGGCATGCCGCAGGAGATCGTCGATCTCCTCAACAAGGAAATCAACGCGGCGCTTGCCGACCCCAACATCAAGCAGCGGCTCGGCGACCTCGGCGCGATTCCGATTGCCGGCAACGCCAGGGAATTCACCGCCATGCTCACCACCGAAACCGAGCGCTGGCGCAAGGTGGTGGAAATGTCGGGGCAGAAGAAGGAGTGA
- a CDS encoding long-chain-acyl-CoA synthetase — MSAETTEQWAPPENTSPRAKPSAAKSWLKAIELTSRIEANPSRLFADVVEDWSNEQPDRPALISETETFSYRTLAERINRYARWALSAGIEAGDTVCLIMPSRPDYIAAWLGITKVGGVVALINTRLVGLSLSHCINVADADHVILADELGGVFETALPYLNRAPKIWIHGSRGNDASIDAMLDAMDAIPLQPSERRAVTINGRALLIYTSGTTGLPKAASISHRRILNWGGWFAGLTGASIDDRLYDCLPVYHSVGGIVAPCSMLCAGGSVVLADKFSASEFWHDIVRWDCTLFQYIGELCRYLLRAPPSEYETGHRLRLACGNGLRGDIWEAFQARFAIPQVLEFYAATEGNFSLYNVEGKPGAIGRIPPLLAHRFPAAIVRVDMDSGAPVRGEDGLCMACVRGEAGEAVGRIGVADEGGGRFEGYTDAEETEKKVLRDVFAKGDAWFRTGDLMKLDAAGFFHFVDRVGDTFRWKGENVATSEVNAAVTDSPGVVDAATYGVAVPGADGRAGMAAIVVDEGFDLAQLADHLSRRLPVYAHPVVIRLCAALDTTETFKQKKQQLAREGFDPRLVTDPLFFRDPASGAYRELAAANYARILDGSIRL, encoded by the coding sequence ATGAGCGCAGAAACCACCGAACAATGGGCGCCACCTGAGAACACGTCGCCGCGCGCAAAACCGTCGGCCGCCAAGAGCTGGCTGAAGGCGATCGAGCTCACCTCGCGCATCGAGGCCAATCCGTCCCGATTATTTGCCGACGTGGTGGAGGATTGGTCGAACGAGCAGCCGGACCGTCCCGCGTTGATTTCGGAGACCGAGACCTTCAGTTACCGCACGCTGGCCGAGCGGATCAATCGTTATGCGCGCTGGGCGTTGTCGGCGGGAATTGAAGCCGGCGATACCGTGTGCCTGATCATGCCGAGCCGGCCGGATTACATCGCCGCCTGGCTCGGCATCACCAAAGTCGGCGGCGTGGTGGCACTGATCAACACCAGGCTGGTCGGGCTGTCGCTATCCCACTGCATCAACGTCGCGGATGCCGACCATGTCATCCTCGCGGACGAACTCGGCGGCGTCTTCGAAACCGCGCTGCCCTATCTGAACCGCGCGCCGAAAATCTGGATCCACGGCAGCCGCGGCAACGACGCCAGCATCGATGCCATGCTGGACGCCATGGACGCCATCCCGCTTCAGCCGTCCGAGCGGCGGGCCGTTACCATCAACGGTCGCGCGCTGTTGATCTACACTTCCGGCACCACCGGCCTGCCGAAGGCCGCCAGCATCAGCCATCGCCGCATCCTGAACTGGGGCGGCTGGTTTGCCGGACTTACGGGTGCTTCCATCGACGACCGGCTGTACGATTGCCTGCCGGTCTATCACAGCGTCGGCGGCATCGTCGCACCCTGCAGCATGCTCTGCGCGGGCGGCTCGGTGGTGCTGGCGGACAAATTTTCGGCGAGCGAGTTTTGGCACGACATCGTGCGCTGGGACTGCACGCTGTTCCAGTATATCGGCGAGCTCTGCCGCTATCTGCTGCGGGCGCCGCCGTCCGAATACGAAACCGGCCATCGGCTCCGGCTCGCCTGCGGCAACGGTCTGCGCGGCGATATCTGGGAGGCGTTTCAGGCACGCTTTGCGATTCCGCAGGTCCTTGAATTCTATGCCGCCACCGAGGGTAATTTCTCGCTCTACAATGTCGAGGGCAAGCCGGGCGCGATCGGCCGGATTCCGCCGTTGCTGGCGCATCGCTTTCCGGCCGCGATCGTCCGCGTCGACATGGATTCCGGCGCGCCGGTCCGCGGCGAAGACGGCCTTTGCATGGCCTGCGTCCGCGGCGAAGCCGGTGAAGCCGTCGGCCGCATCGGCGTGGCCGACGAGGGCGGTGGCCGCTTCGAGGGTTATACCGATGCCGAGGAGACCGAGAAGAAAGTGCTGCGCGATGTTTTCGCGAAAGGCGATGCCTGGTTTCGCACCGGCGACCTGATGAAGCTCGACGCCGCCGGCTTCTTCCACTTTGTCGACCGGGTCGGCGACACCTTCCGCTGGAAAGGCGAGAATGTCGCGACGTCGGAAGTGAACGCGGCGGTTACGGACAGCCCGGGCGTCGTCGATGCCGCCACCTATGGCGTCGCTGTCCCCGGCGCCGACGGCCGCGCCGGAATGGCCGCGATCGTGGTCGATGAGGGTTTTGATCTTGCGCAACTCGCAGATCATCTGTCGCGCCGGCTGCCGGTCTATGCCCACCCGGTCGTTATTCGACTTTGCGCTGCACTCGACACCACCGAAACCTTCAAGCAGAAGAAGCAGCAGCTGGCCCGCGAGGGATTCGATCCGCGGCTGGTGACGGATCCGCTGTTCTTCCGGGACCCGGCGTCGGGCGCCTATCGCGAACTCGCCGCCGCGAACTATGCGCGCATTCTGGATGGTTCGATCCGACTGTAG
- a CDS encoding acyl carrier protein — protein sequence MSVRLRIISAMQQIATEQQVTLPPLTDELSLHETGFDSLGFAILVARLEDDLGIDPFTISEDVAFPLTVGDFVRAYENVPA from the coding sequence ATGTCGGTAAGGTTAAGGATTATCTCAGCGATGCAGCAGATCGCCACGGAACAGCAGGTGACCTTGCCGCCGCTTACCGACGAACTGTCGCTGCACGAAACCGGTTTCGATTCGCTCGGCTTTGCGATCCTGGTTGCGCGGCTCGAGGATGACCTCGGCATCGATCCGTTCACGATATCGGAGGACGTTGCGTTTCCGCTCACGGTAGGTGATTTCGTCAGGGCCTACGAAAATGTCCCCGCGTGA
- a CDS encoding class I adenylate-forming enzyme family protein, which yields MSPREIFTLRDYLGPELKGRTISDGRRVVSLTDILEQTCLVGRFGELSGRSVLLAVSDQLISALAMTELDGVARRMLLCPPDLRADHVQTLIDEAEIDAIVTDQPSRWADVGVYLVMAARAPERRGTKAKTERATEWLMLTSGTSGVPKIVGHTLEALTGAIVADGPARGTPPVWATFYDIRRYGGLQIFLRAILSGGSMVLTEPGEALADHVARLNAMGVTHISGTPSHWRKLLMSGAASGFSPRYVRLSGEIADQAVLDGLRKAFPDASIGHAYASTEAGVGFAVNDGLEGFPASMIGINRDGVEMRVVDGALRIRSTRTAHAYVGRDAAALTDGDGFVDTGDMVELRGDRYHFAGRRGGIINIGGLKVHPEEIEAVINRHDEVRMSRARSRKSPITGSIVVVDVILADGCDASRGDEIRKKILADCRAQLPSHKVPAMIKFVDALDITAAGKLARTDA from the coding sequence ATGTCCCCGCGTGAAATCTTCACGCTCCGCGACTATCTCGGTCCGGAGCTGAAGGGCCGCACCATTTCGGATGGGCGGCGGGTCGTGTCACTGACGGACATCCTTGAACAGACTTGCCTGGTCGGCCGCTTTGGCGAGCTCTCCGGCCGCTCGGTGCTGCTCGCCGTTTCCGATCAGCTGATATCGGCGCTAGCGATGACGGAACTCGACGGCGTGGCGCGGCGAATGCTGCTGTGTCCGCCGGATCTTAGGGCCGATCACGTTCAAACCCTGATCGACGAAGCCGAAATCGATGCCATCGTCACCGACCAGCCATCACGCTGGGCGGATGTCGGCGTTTATCTGGTGATGGCGGCCCGTGCGCCCGAGCGCCGCGGCACCAAGGCAAAGACCGAGCGCGCGACCGAATGGCTGATGCTGACGTCCGGCACTTCGGGCGTACCGAAGATCGTCGGCCATACGCTGGAGGCACTGACCGGCGCGATCGTCGCCGACGGTCCGGCCCGCGGCACCCCGCCGGTGTGGGCGACCTTCTACGACATCAGGCGCTATGGCGGCCTCCAGATTTTCCTGCGCGCCATCCTCAGCGGCGGCTCGATGGTGCTGACCGAGCCCGGCGAGGCGCTCGCCGATCACGTCGCCCGCCTCAATGCCATGGGCGTCACGCACATCTCCGGCACGCCGTCGCATTGGCGCAAGCTTCTGATGAGCGGCGCGGCTTCGGGCTTTTCTCCACGCTATGTCCGGCTGTCCGGTGAAATCGCCGACCAGGCGGTGCTCGATGGTCTGCGCAAGGCCTTTCCCGACGCCTCGATCGGGCACGCTTACGCTTCGACCGAGGCGGGCGTCGGCTTTGCCGTCAATGATGGCCTCGAGGGCTTTCCCGCCAGCATGATCGGGATCAACCGCGATGGCGTCGAAATGAGGGTCGTGGACGGAGCGCTGCGGATCCGCTCGACGCGGACAGCGCATGCCTATGTCGGTCGCGACGCGGCAGCGCTCACCGACGGCGACGGCTTCGTCGATACCGGCGACATGGTGGAACTGCGCGGCGACCGCTATCACTTCGCCGGAAGGCGTGGCGGCATCATCAATATCGGCGGCTTGAAGGTTCATCCCGAGGAGATCGAGGCCGTCATCAACCGCCATGATGAGGTGCGGATGTCGCGCGCCAGATCGCGCAAGAGCCCGATCACCGGTTCGATCGTGGTCGTCGATGTCATCCTGGCCGATGGCTGCGACGCCAGCCGCGGCGACGAGATCCGGAAGAAGATTCTGGCGGACTGCCGGGCCCAGCTGCCGTCGCACAAGGTGCCCGCGATGATCAAATTCGTGGACGCCCTGGACATCACGGCGGCCGGAAAGCTGGCGCGAACCGATGCATAA